The DNA sequence cattccgTTCTGGTCTCCCAGCTTTGGAAAAATGTTATTGAACttagaagggttcagaaaagatttgcaaggatgttgccaggtttggagggtttgagctacagggagaggatgaataggctggggctattttccctggagggtgagaggtgaccgaatataaatcatgaggggcaaggataaggTGAAGACCCATGGTCTTTTTCCCCGGGTATGGGAGtctaaaattagagggcatagatttaaggtgagaagagaaagatttaaaagggacctaagggcaatgttttcatgcaagggatggtgcatgtatggaatcagTCACCAGaagaagtggcggaggctggtacaattacaatatttaaaagacatctggatgggtgtatgaataggaagggcttagagggataaggggcaagtgctggcaggtgggactagattaatttagggtatctggttggcacagacaagttggaccaaagggtctgtttctgtgctgtactactTTATGACTAGGCTCACTTTAGAAAATGTGTGAATAGTTCAATGGTATTTCTAAATATTGGCTTTTGATGTGATACTAAATAAAACTTAAAAAATAAAAAGACCAATGACTCAACTTGCGCATAGTAATTACTTCCATGTTCAGTGTTTCCAGATGGGTATCCTAAAAGTTGTAACAGGTACTGTAACCATATAGAAAGTTAAACCAAAATTCATTTTTCAAAATGATTAAAGGCTTTGAAATGATGAATAGTGATGATTCCATTATTGACAAAAGCTGATCATCAATGGAGAAACTAAATTAAAAGAGATATTTTCAAGCAAAGGATGGTTGGGCGTGTTCTCCATCGAAAGTGTATGAAGATTGTTTTAAAGACAAATCAATAAGTGTTTGtaaagaaatgaagaaaaagataTGAGACTAAGGGATAGGGAATAAGAGCTGATTAAACCAGACAGGAGGAATGTGCAAAGCACGTTCCTTTAATGTAGTAATTGCTATTAAGACATTTCTTTCATTAATGATGTTAGCAGAGATTAAAGCTTGTATTATGTCTCTTCCTAATTATGCATGCAGTTAATCATCAAAGTTTTAATCTATTTCTTTCTCAGAAAGTTGCAATTACTTCATAATACAATGTCAAGAGTGTGAGTAGATTATAATAAGGATAACTAATTGATTAATTAGATTGAGTAGGTTAAATGAAGTGCCTCAAAGCAGATTTAAGATGGACCAGTGTTTCTTTTCTAACAGTCCTTTCTCTTCCAGCGTTCTGATAGTAAATCCTCGTTGATTGATCAAGTAAACTGGGCTGATGGGTTTGTTGTGGTGTACGATATCGGTGACCGGTCCTCCTTTGTGTCTGCAAAAGCACTTATTAGACGAATCCGTGAACTAAGTAGTGAAATTTGCAAGCGGTAAGAactccctaccctattacttgcAAACTCTGGTTACCCCTTTGATTAATGGTATTTAGATCTGCGCAGCGGATGTCTGTCTGAGTCATTTATTGTTACTTCTGTATTCTTGTTATTGTTAGATGTTTCCCACTCTCTTCAGGAATGACCACTGTGATTGAgtggtgatttttaaaaaatgaaagaaGACTTTTTTTGTCATGTTGCTTTCATCCGATGTTCAAGCTTGTATCTCCTTTCACACCATATAAGAAAACAAAACATCCTGTCGTTACCAGAGGACATGTACAGTCCAATATCTTGCAGTTGTTGACTAGCGTCTTATCATACTTCAGTCAGAACTTCAAAAAGAGTAAAATTCAGAATGGGCGCTGTCGTCTTTTGTTCCAGTTAATGTAATTGATTTAATGTGTGGTCCAACTGATAAAGAAATGCAGGATATTTCCATTCTATTTCAAGGATGGGATTGATGCCAGACATTAGTGCTCCATCTTTTTGAAGGAGTTATTCAACACAAACTTTAAGATTGAGGGTGCAAATCTTTCAGGGTGTGGAAGGAAACAGCAAAATATAATTACATTAATCGTGGATCATTTATTTCATGTTTTGACTAGTACTTTTCAAGCTGTACCAATATGAATGCACGAAGATAGCAGCAGGAAAGTGTAGTACAGGAAAATATTGATAATAATATTAGATAAACACTTGCTAGACATATGTAACTATGTTCAATTTAATTAGACTGGGCCACAATTTAAAAGGGGCAGTATTTTTCAAGAAATCTTTGAGCTCAGATTCGGACAAAGGTCAGAAGAGGCTCCATGTGAATTGTTATTATGCCAGTGCACAATGTTTTATCAGCAGAATGGTCTGCTGCAGTAAATTGTTtgtgtaataaaaacagaaaatcctGGGATCCCTCAACAGCAGAGACTGTGGAGAGAAAAGTTTGTCAGAACTGCAATATGTTAGAGATTAACAGTTTCCATGCAAAATACAGAGCAGGGAAATAGTGGAGcagagaaagaagaaaggaaataatctatagaaagcaggaataaaataataaaaagcaaatGGAGGTAATAAGGGGATAAACATAAATTGAAAAGATGGGCCCAGCAGAAGTGTTAATAGATGTACAATGCCAAGAAAATATAGAAATGTTAATTAAAACTAAAGTTGTCACAAATATTAGGACCAGAAGGTTATGAAGCACCCAGTAGAAAGGCGAAATGATTTTCCTTGTGTTTGGATTGTGGTTCATTGGAACTGTGTAGGACTAAAGTCAAAAGTGCCAGTGTAGGATGGATATTATTTACTTATTGTGTTATTTACTTACTGACATCCAATTACATAACTGTTCTCCTTTTAGTTCACAAAAATTACAAAAGAAACAATACTGATTGACCAGAAATAAAAGCACAGACACAATTTCGTGAAATCCACACTATAGCTTGTTGTACAAAGTCCAATTATGATGATTGCACAATCAAAAAATGATCTGTTTGGAGGATGAATCCTGTTTGGACACAAAGTGTGATATTTTTGTTGAAATGTGTTTTAAAAGAGGAGTAATTATAGGTTAGCTTAGACACATGGTTGACGCAAGAAAATGAAACACATTGTAGCCTTGATTTCCTGATTTGTTGTTAACCCAATGGCTAAAATTACACTGTTCGAAAAATCAAAGCATCTTCAATGCATTGGCTTTTGTATTTTAAATCTGGAGTTTCATATGCAAGATTGTCACTTTTCATATCACAGACTACAAAACAAACCAATTCTCTAAATAAGTAAAATGATTTGTGAGGGTCTATGCTCTGTACCAAACATATGGACTATAGCTATAATCTAGATGACTGATACATTTGCATTTTAACAAGTACTAATCTTGGTAAAATATATCATCAAGTGTGTTGAGTTTACCTTATAACTCAGTATTCTAAAACCACACCAAAAATATGATTGTCATTTTGTTTGCCATCTCTTAGTAATTATTTCTCTTTAATTCAGTTTATCAATTCAAAAAATAAAGTGCTGAGTCATCTCAAGTTTGTTTCACCAACAGTTCTTATTGTGCATTGAATCTTCTGGATAAACAGGGATTTTCCATGTACTGCAGCTTTGACCATTTGGGTGACTTGTTTGCTTCTGGAGAGATGATGAAGCCTCACTGCTAACATGCCTTGTCATTATCTAACGTTTATCAGCAATTCTTAGATAATTGGTTTTATTGCTAAAATATGCTTTATTCGTAACAATCTCTTTATATACATACACAGATGCTAAACCAGTTCTGCACAGTCTTTGCATATAGAGAAAAAACAAATAGTGGGATTTGACTTTTCTTGCAGTTGCAAAAATAGCATTGACATTTCCTACTCATGCAGCACACTGTTCACATACATTTTGAGACAAAGAGAGAGTCTGATTACTGAGCAGACCCCCATTGTATTTTGGCCGAAAGACCTAAGACTTTTTCCCTGCCATGCCTTGGTGACAGCTGCCCTCAGCTTTATTGCACGTAGTCCTGGATCTTGGAACGTGCAAATCTGCAACACTCTGTCGAGGTCAACTGTTggctctggaagaccaacaatatttgggcagaccaaagagtgaatttcaccaagttgatggtcTTTGAAGCACAACCCAGAGGTAACAATGTTACCGCAAACCATAAGACCCTTGTGTCATGTTTTTGTTAACTTCATGAACATGGCACCCATGCTTAGGTACTAGATGATTTTTAGATATTTCCAATGACATTGTGCCTTAAGTTATCCACTTTAAAAATGCTCCTAATTACCGTAGTATTTGCTGGTTATAAAGAGTGATTACAAAGATTATTTATTTTTCATCAAAAGAAATTCTAAAATAAACAAGTCTCAGCTGAACCATTTGGTTATTACTGTAGACTTGCATTCTGTCTAAGTTTAgcctcttaatttcttttttcctttcctTTCAGTCAGAAAAATGCTTAAAATATTTCAAATCTGGTCTGTACAAGCCAGGAAAGTATTTCACAATATTTCTTGTGAACTATTTGGCATCCAAAGTTGTAATTTCTGATTATTTGAAATGCAGTTTGAAGTATGATTTAAAAGATCAGTTTTCCAATTTTATTTGCAAAGTTTTCATTTACTCAAAAAAAGTGTAATTTGCTTAATGTGAAGAGATTATTTTACAACACAGCTATAATGTAGCACCAATTCTAGTGAACTCTGGAGATGAGGTGAAGAAGGTGCAGAAGATTTGCGTTTGAGGTTTAAGGACCAGGATGTTGAGCAACCCAGGGAGCCCACCTGTTAGCAATGATGTTGCATGCTCCACAGGGCAGAGCTTGTAGCTCAGTATTATGCATAGTCAGACGGAATGTATACGTGGAAGACCAGGCCTTTAGTATCCATAGTATAACAAGCAGATGCTGAACATCACATGGCTGTTCTCAAGATATGCTGTTCTGATGTGGGCTTACAGATGCAGAGCATGCACTTTAGATCCTAGGTTCAGTCCGTGGCTAGTTTATTTTCAATTCTGATGAGAAATGAATTGCAGTGGGGAGAAAGCAACAGAGTTAGGAGGAGCTTAGTTGCATTTGCAGAGATCTGACATGTACAAAATGGGCTAAATAatcttcctgtgctgtaattatttcaggtatacaaaataaaatgaattTGAAATTGCAGTGCAACTAGGAGCAATAACAATATACTATTGCACTAAGAAATCAATCTGCTTGAAGTGAAGAAGCTGGGAGATTTAAACAACATGTTGTTTCAATGGCTTGTACTGATTGTAAATTACCAATTACAATGTAGTACCTGAAGTTATGCAATTGCCTTTTGGTTTCACATGTACTGGAAAGAGTTTATGACTTCAGATCACTTcctttattaattgaatttaccTTCACTCGTACAGGGAAGTTACGTCAGTGATATTTCTAGTTGGCAACAAACAAGACTTGTGCCatgtgagagaggtgagagaggaggaaggaCTGCTCTTAGCTGGGGAAAACAAATGTCACTTTTATGAACTTTCAGCGGCTGAGCACCACCAGGAAGTGGCAATAATGTTTGCAAAGGCAATCAGGAATGCAAGCGGGAGCCGCAGGAGAAGACCAAGTGGTTCAAAATCAATGGCTAAGTTAATTAATAATGTGTTTGGTAAAAGAAGGAAATCTGTGTAGCATGACACAAGTTTCTTCATACTGATGTATATTGTATGCTCAATAATATCTGGTATTTCATTTTTCCCTAATCACAATTTGTATTAAAGTTAATTGATTCAGATTGACAGAGAAGGAAACCCAGAATGTTACAACCAATTGAATGTTACATTAACAGTTGAAAAACACCCAACTTAATGGGGTAGGTCTGATGGAGTCTTCTGACACAAATCAGTGAGTAGAGAGTCGTTCATTCATGCTGCAAATGGGGCATATGGATTCTCTGCTCAAACGCCTAATATTCACTCCCAACATGTAAAGCGTTTGCTAGAGGTGCTAATTTGTAACCTATCTTCAAATGTAATATACTGATCCATTGTCGGTAAGTTTCTAATACATATTGGTACTTTATATCAAATGAACTACAAGTGCAATCAAATATAAAAATGTATTATATTTTGATTACTATTTAAGTGTACATCATTTCGTGGAAGATCACCAATAAATCTTAAGCTTGACACATGCAAAACAAAAACCCTTTATACTTACAACTCACATTTTTTCAAGATGAAATTTCACTTTTCTGTCACACTTGAACGATATTAGCAGCATGTGTTGGGTACATTGTAAATGTACTAATGTAAAATTTATGTCACAACAGGTGTAAATATGTGAAACTTCTGTAAATCACAAATAATACTCAGATCATATTGTCCAAGTTTATGGAAATGAAGAACTTTGCCAattccacaatgtattggtttatATTTCTTTTTATATTTCTATTGTTTTCAGTGTCTGTAATTAAACCTTTACACTACCAATGTGTGCAAGTAGTTTTCTTTAAATTCTACTAAATGAATTTCTGATTCATTTGAAATTgatagattttgttttaaaatgtgcATCCTCAGCATGAAGTCCCACCCATTAGAATCACATAGTAGAAATATCCATGtgaccctcatgatttccaaccATTCAAATTAACGAATGAATACTCATGACAAGATGAAGACCATGTTTGGCAGAAAGCGCAGCCATGCTCCTTGTCTGGTaatgttttctctttctttacATTTCTGCTTTGTTGCTTCTATTCCTATTTTGTACATTCTCATTCTTCCCCTTCTCCCATTGTCTTGATTTGTTTATGCCTTGTTTACTTTGCTGATAATAGAGAGGATGTATCTCCACCCTTTCAAAATGTTAAGTCACACCCATTctacattctctttctctttcaccgCTATAACAACCTCTTTGTCTTTTTCTTCAGACATCTCCACTATCTCTGTCAAAAAGCATTTTCCTCCTCTGTCTAAAAGCATTTTCCAACACCTTTCAGTTCTGAGAAAGAGTCTTCctggacttgaagcattaactctagctgtctctccacagaagcttccagatctgctgagtttttccaatatTCTCTTTGTTTATTCTATTGCTTTTTTTTTACACCTCTGGaataagtgggacttgaacccaggtctctcaaTTTGAGGGCATGGGCACTTACTACTTTGCTGCAAGATGGGCCCCATAAGACCTGTTTCAGctctctcccacctccacccCATTCAAACAACTTTTACTTGAGTAAGAAATCAGTCTGAGTTTTCACATAACCTGCGTGATCTTCCCAAAGGGCTTGTGGGACTTGGGATGCAGTTTGTGATGTTCCATGAGTAATCCTGG is a window from the Chiloscyllium punctatum isolate Juve2018m chromosome 44, sChiPun1.3, whole genome shotgun sequence genome containing:
- the rergla gene encoding ras-related and estrogen-regulated growth inhibitor-like protein, which gives rise to MNEIKLAVLGTDGVGKSALIVRFLTKRFIGEYASSSECIYKKRLSIDGRQINLEIFDPCSQRSDSKSSLIDQVNWADGFVVVYDIGDRSSFVSAKALIRRIRELSSEICKREVTSVIFLVGNKQDLCHVREVREEEGLLLAGENKCHFYELSAAEHHQEVAIMFAKAIRNASGSRRRRPSGSKSMAKLINNVFGKRRKSV